In the genome of Tsukamurella paurometabola DSM 20162, the window GAAGTTCGACGGTCCGCCCGCGTAGCAGGCCTGCGGACAGAATGCGCGCAGGGACAGATAGTCGCCCGCCTGCACTTCGACCCAATCGCCGTTGAGGTGGTAGACGGCTTTACCTTCGAGCATCAGCAGGCCGTGCTCCATGACGTGGGTCTCCGCGAACGGGATGGACGCGCCGGGCTCGAAGGTGACCACATTGCAATGCATGTCGTAGGCGAGATCGTTCGGGTCGAGCATGCGGGTGGTCCGCCACCGGCCGTCGGTTCCCGGCATCGCCGATGGCTCGATGTCCTGTTCGTTTCCGAAGACCGGCGCGGGCACATGCCCCGCGATCGGTTCGTATCGTTTGCGGATCCACACGAATACCGCGGTGCGTTCAGCGGCGTTGTGAGCGCTCCAGGTGGAACCCGCGGGAGCGTAGGCGAATCCGCCTTCGGTGAGGATTCGAGTCTCGTTGCCGATCGTCACTGTGAGAGCGCCCTGGGTCACGAAGACGAAGCCTTGTACCTGTTCTTGCGGCTCCGGATGATCGGCGCCGCCGCCGGGGGAGACCTCGACGATCATCTGAGCGAAAGTGGTCGAGCCGCCAGCCACCGGCCGGTTGAGGATCCAGGCGCGAGTGCCAGTCCATTCGGGCAGTACCGAGGTCACGATGTCGCTCAGAACACCGCGGGGGATCACGGTGTACGCCTCGGTCACGATCGCCCGGTCGGTGAGCAGATCGGTCTGCGGCGGCAGGCCGCCCTGCGGCGCGTAGTACGTTGCGTCAACCATTGTTCTCCTCCTGGGTCTGCTGCGAACGGCCGAGCGCGAGATCGCGGACGGTAGCGATGGGGACGTGTGTCGACGCTTCCACTTCATCCGCGGTGAGCGCGCCACAGGCGAGGCCGCGGTGGATGAACAGTGCCAGTGCCCGCGCGGTAGCGGGCTCGTCGAGGATGCCGGAAGCGTTGTGGTGTACGTAGTTTCGCAGTCGGGCGGATGCCGCGGCGAAGCCTTCGCGGTAGAACGAGTAGGTGGCCACGTAGCGGGTCGGCAACTGTGCCGGGTGCAGATCCCATCCCTGGTAGATGCCCCGCTCGAGGTGTCGGCGCACGAGTCGCGCGTGCAGGTGCCATGCGGCGCTCACGTGCTCGGCGGCGCCCACCGGGAGGATGTTGGTCGAACCGTCGGACAGGTGCACACCGGTGCCGGCGACGGCGACTTGCATCACGCTCTTCGCGTGGTCAGCCGCGGGGTGGTCCATCGCCTGGTGGGCTGCCGCGATGCCGAGCGCGGCCGAGTAGTCGTAGGTGCCGTAATGCAACGCACTGATCCGACCTGCGGCGGCGTGCAGTAGGCGCGCCACCGGCGCTGTTCCGTCGCGGCCGAGGATCACCTGGGGCGTTTCGATCTGCACCTCGAATCGCAGTCTGCCGGGGCTGAGGTCGAGGGCGGATTCCAGGCTCTCGCACACCTCGGCCATCGCCTCGACCTGGCTCACCGTCGTCACCTTCGGCAGCGTGAGTGTCAATCCCTCCGGGAGCTCGCCGTGGTCACGGAGCCCGGTGAGGAAAAGGTCCAGCGTGCGCAGGCCTCGGCGACGGGTGGGGGCCTCCATGCATTTGAATCGGATGCCGATGAAGGGTGGGGCCGTGCCGTCGGCGACCGCGCGGGCGACGGTATCGGCGGCGCGGGCGACGTCGGCGTCCTCGGTCTCGTCGCCGCGAACGCCGTAGCCGTCCTCGAAGTCCAGTCGCAGGTCTTCGATCGGCTCCGCGGTGAGCTTGGTGCGGACCAGGTCGGCGAGTGTGTCACTCGCGGCGGATGGTATTCCGATGTCGGTGATCAGCCGCTCGAGTCCGCCGCCGGCTTCCGCAGCACTCAGTGCGATGGCGCCCCAGTGCGCCGCGGTGTGGGTCGCGAACCGGTCCGCGGGCAGGTACACCGTGTGCACGGGCTGTCGGCGGCCGTCGTCGCCGGGGTAACTGTGTCCGAGCATCGCGTCGGTCGGCGCGAGACGGTCGTCGATCGACGCGAGTGCATCCTCGGACAGCGAACGGGGGGCCATAAGGTCTCCTGCGAGTGGTGGAAGCGAAATTCCGTAATGTGGAGTTTAGGTGCGATGGTTTCTCCGCACAAGCTTCCTCGGTGAGCGTCGCCCGGGACACTTTCCGTGATACGGAACAAGTTGTGGTAGCGAAGCGGTAAGCTCTGTGTGGAACGGATCATCGGCGTTGATCATGGAGGGCGGGCGATGGCGGCGAAGACCACCACCGGGGTGCAGTCGGTGGAGCGCGCCTTCGAGTTACTGGAGCTGATGGGACGCGCAGGCGGGGAATGTTCTCTCAGTGAGCTGTCGGCGGGCACGCCGTTGCCGCCGCCGACCATCCACCGCCTATTACGGACACTGGTCGGTATCGGATACGTCCGGCAGCTCCCCAATCGGCGATATGCCCTAGGTCCCAGGCTTATCCGGCTCGGAGAGGTTGCGAATCGACAGCTGGGCGCTGTTGCGGTACCCGTTCTGGAAGCTCTCGTCGGTGAACTCGAGGAGACCGCTAGTCTCGCCGTGCTCGACGGTGACATGGTGATCTACACGGGTCAGGTGCTCTCTCCGCACAACATGAGGACCAACAACGAGGCAGGCAGGCGCGTGAACCTGCACAACAGCGGTGTCGGCAAGGCCGTTCTCGCCGAACTCGATGACGCGCGAGTGGTCAAGCTCGTCTCCCAGGCCGGGATCACCGCTCCCACCCCGAACAGTGTGACCACGTTGTCGGGTGTCTTCGCCGAGGTCGAAAAGGTGCGCAGTCAGGGTTACGCCGTCGATGATGAGGAACAGGAACTCGGCGTGCGGTGCTATGCGATGGCGGTGCCGGGAGCGCCGACCCCCATGGCGGTCGGGATCTCCGGTCCGGTGTCACGTCTGGGCGACGATTTCATCGATCGCGCCGTGCCCGCCCTTGAGCACGCCACCCGCGTGATCTCGGACGCCCTCATCGGTTCTCGCGAGAGCTGAGCACCGGTCGCCGCGCGGACGGTCAGGGGATATAGACCTCGAATTCGTCGAGCAGGGCTTCGTCCTGCGCCAATTCGTTCCTGGTGCGTGCCCCGCGTGCGAGAGCGACAGCCGTGGACAACGACTGGATGAGCGAGGTGAAAGCCGACATCGACCGGAAGATCGTGACGCCATGGGTGTCGATGAGGAATGTCGTGTCCGCGACGGCGGCCAGCGGCGACGCGGCGTCGTCGGTGAGGGCGATCGTGTGCAGTCCGGTGCGTCGGGCGTAGCGCATCGCATTGACGGTGTCCGCGGTGTATCGCCGGATGGATATTCCGACGAAGACGTCATCGGTGTGCAGGTCTCGTAATTGGTCCACGAGACCTCCCATGGGAGGTGCGATCTGGTGGACGCCGGGACGCACCATATGCAGCAGGTAGGCGAACATCTGAGCGACACCAAGGCATTTGCGTAGTCCCATGACGTGCACGTTCGGTGCCTCCGCCAGGGCGGTCACGGTGCGGCTCCACTGGTGCGAGTCGATTCGCGCGTAGGTCCGCGACAGATTCTGCTGATCGTTGTCGACCGCCGCCAGGAAGAGTTCCGAGTCCTCGTGCTCGGCGGCGGCGCGGTCGAACCTGCTGACGAGGTGTGCCTGTTCGGCGAGATGCTCCCGGCAGAGTTTGACCAGGGCCGGGTAGCCGGAGAGCCCCAGACCAGTGGCGAATCGCACGAGTGATGATTGGTGAACCTCTGCGATGCGAGCGGTCTCCGCTATCGTCCGGAGCGCCGTTCCCTCGGGATCGGTGAGTATTACCGTCGCGATTCGCTGCTGCCCAGGCGCGAAGCGGTCCATCTGTGCCTGCAGTACGGTGCGGAGCTCCATGTAGGTGCTGGGGGGTGTCGCTGCCACGGTGTCCTGCCTCTCGGCGCTGCCTCGTCTGATCGGCACGCCTGCCGAAATCCTATCCGTCGTGTGATCCCTCGAGGTCCCACGTGCGGCGCCGCGCCGTTGCACTACCGGCCCGTGAACACCGGTGCTCGCCGCTCCAGCATCGCGGTGACCGCTTCGCAGTGATCGTCGGTGTGCTGCGCGACGGCCTGCATGGCGGCCGACAGTTCCAGCAGGGAACCGAGCGATTGGTGCTGACCTTCGCGGAGGAGACGCTTGGTCATCCGCACCACCTGCGGCGGATTCGCCGAGATGCGCCGTGCGAGGTCGTGCGCGGCCGGCAGAAGGTCGTCGGGCTCGACGACTCGCGAGACGAGGCCCCATTCCCACGCTGTCCGTGCGTCGATCGGTTCACCGGTGAACGCCATTTCGCTGGCCCGCGCCATACCGATGGCCCGCGGCAACAGCCATGCGCCGCCGTCACCGGGGATGATTCCCAGCTTCGCGAAGCTCTCCGCGAAGGTCGCGGTCGTCGAGGCGATCCGCAGGTCGCACATCGTCGCCAGGTCACATCCCGCGCCGATCGCCGGGCCGTTGACCGCGGCGATGGTGGGCACCTCGCAGTCGTACAGGGCGAGCGGGATGCGCTGTATGCCGTGGCGGTACCCCTGCCGCATCTCCGCAGGAGACCCGCCGAACATGCCCCGGCGGTCCCTCATGTCCTTGACGTTGCCCCCGGCGGAGAACGCGGAGCCGGCCGCGGTGAGGATCACGGCGCGCACGGCGCGGTCGCGGTTGACTGCGGTGACAGCGGCCTCGAGGGCCGTGATCATCTCGTCATCGGAGATCGGATTGCGGGACTCGGGACGGTTCAGCGTCCAGATCACGGTGTCGCCCGAGCGGTCGACGAGCAGAGGGTCGGTCATGCGGGGGCTCCCGTGTGCTGTGAGGTCAGGACGATGCGGACATCGGCGGGTACGAGGCCGTCCGCCGAGGCGATGACGGGATTGAGGTCCAGTTCGTCGATATCGCGCCGGGTTGCGATGAGATCGCCGATCCGGACCAGCAATCGTGCGAGTTCGTCGCGATCGATCCGGGGCAGATGCCGATGCCCGTCGAGCATCCGGGAGACCGCGGTCTCGTCGATCATCTCCCGCGCTTCGAGTTCGGTGAACGGTGCGGCCCGGAAGGTCACGTCCTTGAGTGCTTCGACGAGCACGCCTCCGCTCCCGAAGACGACGACGGGCCCGAAGATCGGATCCTGCATCGCGCCGACCAAGAGCTCGATACCCGGCCGGGCCATCGGACTGACGATGAGGCCGTCGATCTCGGCCCCGGGCGCCCGCGCGGCAACGGTCTCGATCATCGCGCGCGCACGGTCGGCGGCGTCGAAGGGAAGAACCCCCAGCTGCACGCCACCCACATCCGATTTGTGCACCACTTGGGGGGAAACGATCTTGAGTGCGCACGGATGATCGAATCCCTCGACCGCCTCGGCGGCCTCGTCCGCGGTCCGGGCGAAGGCCCACGCGCCCAGATCGATTCCGGAGGCCTCGACGAGCCGGCGCGCGGCCGGCTCGTCGAGCAGCCCGCCTGGCGCGTCGGGCCCCCCGGGCGCGCGAATCGGAGTGGGAAGCGCGAGATCCGACCGGAGTCCGGCGGTGCCAAGACGGTCTCCTCGGCGGGTGAGGGCGGCGACGATTCGCGCGGCGTGGTCGATCGAATTGACCACGGTGAATCCCTCCGTGCGCAACCGGGCGTGCACCGGATTCGGCGCTGCGGCATAGCAACTCTGCACGACGAGAGGGATACGAGCGGCCCGACTCAGATCGGCGAGCCGGTCGGCGGTGGATTGCTCCGCGGCGTGGAGCCCGGCATCGAACCGCAAATGATATCCGCCGAACATTCCCACGATGAGCACCAGGCCCACGGCGGGATCCGCCATGAGAATGCGTGCCGCGTCCACGAACACCGTGGGATCGGCATCGGTCGCCCCGGCCACATCGACCGGATTGGCGACGGCAGCGGCGTCACCGAGCAGTTGCCGCAGCCGGTGCTGCGTCTGCTCGCTCGTGTTCGCCAGAGAAACGCCGAGTTCGGCGAGTGCGTCCGCGGCGAGCGTGGCGTGGCCGCCTCCGTCCGCGAGGATCGCAATACTGCGGCCGGCCTGAACCGGTACCGTCGCGGCAAGAGCTCCCGCGACCACCGCCAGCTCATCGGAACGATCGACCAGTTCCACGCCGGCTTGGCGCAGGACCGCCGTCGCTACGGCGTCGGATCCGGCGACCGAGCCGGTGTGGGAGAGCGCGGTACGTCGTCCGATCTCGGACCGCCCTCCGCGCACCATGACCACGGGAGTGTCTGCCACGGCCCGTGCCGCCGCGACCAGGAAGCCGCGCCCATCGATCAAGCCCTCGGCGTGAACGGCGATGGCGCCCGTCTGGTCGTCCTCGGCCATCGCGGTAAGGCAATCGGCGTAGCTGACATCGACCTGATTGCCCAGTCCCGCGTAGACATGGAATCCCGGTCCCTGGAGCGCTCGGTCGTCGTTGACGAGCGACAGGAGCATGTTTCCGCTCTGCGTGACCACACTGATCGGTCCCTGTGGGATATCCAGTAGGCCAACCAGATTCGCGCCAGTGCTCGCGTTGATGATTCCCGAGGTGTTTGGACCGATCACGCGAATACCGGTTTCGGCGATGACTGCCGCGAGTTCGGCTTCGAGCGCGGCGCCGGCGTGGCCGGACTCCTTGAAGCCGTTGGCGAGAACGACCGCCGACCGAATTCCGACGCCGGCGCAGGCGCGCAGTGCGTCCGGGACCAATGGGCCGGGCAGGGCGATGAGCGCGACATCGATATCGCGGGGGAGCTCTTCCACGGAGGGCGCGACGTCGAGGCCGAGGATTCGCGTGGCGCGTGGATTGACCGGATGGATCGGGTGACGGTAGCCGGATCGCTGGAGCGCCCGGATGCTCTGGTAACCGCGTTTGGCGGGATCGGTGGAGGCTCCGACCACGGCGATCGACCGTGGGTCGAACAGTCGCGCCATGGGACCGCGTTTGGTGGGCGTCGTCTCGGCCGCCGGGAGATCGGTGGTGCCGGTCATTGCTATCTCCCCCGGAACTGCGGTGTGCGGTGCTCGGCGAAGGCGGCCACGCCCTCGGCCCAGTCCGACGTCGTCATGAGGTCGAGCAACACACGCGGTTCGGAGCCCAGTGCTACGTCCAGCGAATCATTGCGGCGCAATGCGGCCTTCATATGTGCGAGCGAGAGTGGGGCTTTCGTTGCGAGCGTCTCGGCGAGTGCTTGCGCCGCTGCGCTCACATCTGCCGGTGCGGGCGCACTGTGCGCGAGCCCCCACTCGACGGCTTGGCTACCTGTGAAACGTTCGCCGAGCACCAGAAGCTCGCTCGCGCGGCGGAGCCCGACGAGCCGGGGAAGACGGTTCGTGACTCCACCGCCGACGAAGGTTCCCAGACCTACTTCGGGGAAGCCCATGAGCGCGTCGTCGGCCACGATGAGGAAGTCCGCGCTCACAGCCAGCTCCGCACCTGCGCCCAGGGCGTATCCGTTGACGGCGCAGATCACCGGTGTGCCCATCGTCTGGATCTGTTCGCAGGCGTGCTGTCCCAGGTCCAGATAGTGGGCCTGTTCGACGCGGCTGCGAGTGGCCGAGCCGTGCGCCTTGAGGTCCGCGCCGACGCAGAACGCCCGTCCCGCTCCGGTGAGGACGACGGCGCGGGTCTGTGGGTCATCGTCCAGATCGATGAGTGCGTCGATCAGAGATTGGTAGAGGCCCTCGCTGACCGCGTTGAGTCGTTCGGGCCGGTGCAACGTCACGGTGGCGGTCGGACCCGAACGGTCGACCCAGACGGTGGTCATCGTTCTCCTATGCAGTGATTCTTCGAGGGGAGTGCGGCCCATGTAACTACACAATCGACCTCGATGCAACTGAAATTGCAGACAGATCAAAGCATGCAACTCAGACGTCCGGCTGAGTGTTGAGGCCATCGGCGGCGCCGCAGTAGAGGGCACGAATCGTCGGCGATTAGGCTGATGACCATGAAGAAGGTGGCGATCCTCGACTACGGTTCCGGCAATATCCGATCCGCCCACCGCGCGATGGAGCGTGCCGGTGCCGCAGTCACCGTGACCGCCGATCCCAAGGTCGCGGTCGAAGCCGATGGCCTGCTGGTGCCGGGCGTCGGCGCCTACGAAGCCTGTATGGCGGGCCTCAAAGCCGTTCAGGGGGAGCGCATCATCGGCGAGCGGTTGGCGGGAGGCCGGCCGGTCATGGGCATCTGCGTCGGTATGCAGATCCTCTTCGAGCGCGGAATCGAGTTCGGTGTGGAAACCCAGGGCTGTGGCGAGTGGCCCGGCACCGTGGAGCGCCTACGCGCCGACGTGGTGCCGCACATGGGCTGGAACACCGTCGAGGCCGCCGAGGGGTCGCAACTGTTCGCGGGCACCGATGCTGACACTCGGTTCTACTTCGTGCACTCGTACGCCGCGCAGGAGTGGGAGCTCGATATCAGTCACCACATCACCGCACCGAGGGTCACCTGGGCCGACCACGGAGGGCGATTCGTCGCCGCGGTCGAGAACGGCCCACTGTGGGCCACGCAGTTCCACCCGGAGAAGAGCGGCGACGCCGGTGCCACGCTGTTGCGCAACTGGGTCGGCGTGCTGTGACCGGCAAACGCGAACTCTCGATCGGTCGCCTGGCCCTGTTCTCGATGGGCGCGGCCGTGGTCGTGCTCGGGCTGGTCACCCTGTTGCTCACCGTGTTACGGCCGAGTCCTTGGGTGGGGCTGCTGATCGTGTCGGCCGGATTGGTCGCCGCAGTCGGCGCGATGGGCTTCGTCTCCACCAGGATGGTCCGCCGGGCGACGGACGGCGACGGAAAATCGCACGACGATACCGACTAGGCTGTCCCCGTGAGTCTGGTACTTCTTCCCGCAGTCGATGTCGCCGACGGCCAGGCCGTGCGCCTGGTTCAGGGCGAGGCAGGCAGCGAGACTTCGTACGGGTCGCCGCGCGACGCCGCCCTCGCGTGGCAGAACGACGGTGCCCAGTGGGTCCACCTGGTCGACCTCGATGCGGCCTTCGGTACCGGATCGAATCGTGAGCTGCTCGCCGCGGTGATCGGCGAACTCGACGTCAAGGTCGAGCTCTCGGGCGGAATCCGCGACGACGATTCGCTGGCTGCGGCGCTCGCCACCGGATGCGTTCGCGTCAACCTCGGCACCGCCGCCATCGAGAATCCGGACTGGTGCGCACGCGCGATCGCCCACCATGGCGACAAGATCGCGGTCGGACTCGACGTCAAGCAGATCGATGGCCAGTGGCGCTTGCGCGGCCGCGGCTGGGTCACTGACGGCGGCGACCTCTGGGAGGTCCTCGCCCGTTTGGACCGGGACGGCTGCTCCCGGTACGTGGTCACCGACGTCTCCAAGGACGGCACTCTCACCGGGCCCAATCTCGACCTGCTCGCCGCAGTGGCCGATGCGACCGATGCGCCGGTGGTCGCCTCCGGAGGAATCTCCGCGCTGGCCGATCTCGAGGCCATCGCCACCCTGGTCGACCGCGGAGTGGACAGTGCGATCGTCGGCAAGGCTCTGTACGCCGGCCGGTTCACGCTGCCCGAGGCGCTGGCGGCGGTGTCGCGCTAGTGGCGGCGCTGCCCACGGGATTCACCGGTGACCCCGACCGCCTGCTCGCCACCGCGGGCGCGGTGCTCGACGCCGTGGCGCCGCGGTTCATCGAGGGCGTCGGTGCGCCCGCATCGGTGGCCAAGGGGCCGGCCGACTTCGCCACCGACCTGGACCTCGAACTGGAGCGCCGCATCGCCGGTGATATCGCCGACGCAACGGGAATCCCGGTGCACGGTGAGGAGTTCGGCGGACCGCCCGTTGACCAGGGCACCGTATGGGTGCTCGATCCCATCGACGGAACCTTCAACTACTCTGCGGGGTTCCCCGCGACCGGCACTCTGCTCGGCCTGGTGCACGACGGCCGCCCGGTCGCCGGTCTGGCCTGGTTCCCGTTGGTCGCAGATGCGATCTCCGGCCACGTCGAAGGCCCTGTGTACAACCGGGGTGAGGCCCTCGCGCCGTTGCCCGAGCGATCGCTCGTCGACTCCATGATCGCCGTCGGAAGCTTCAGTCGCGGCAGCAACGGACACTTCCCGGGCGATTACCGGTTCGCGATCCTCGGTGAGGTGTCACGCCGGGTGGCCCGAGTACGGCAGTTCGGGTCCACCGGCGTCGATCTGGCGTACACCGCGACCGCCGTCTTCGGCGGTGCCGTGGTCTTCGGGCACCACCCCTGGGACAACGCCGCCGGCGCTGCCCTCGTTCTCGCGGGCGGCGGCACGGTCACCGACCTCGCCGGAACCGAGTGGCACACCGGGTCCGATTCGGTCCTCGCCGGGGGCCCCGGCGTGTACGACGAACTCCTCGACATCGTCGCCTCCGTGGGAGCGCCGTCGGACTATCGAGGCGAACCGGGCCACCCTGGAATCTTGAGCTATTGACCTTGGCAGGCAGACACTTTCGAAGGAGGCGGAGCCGATGACGGTGGCCGTGCGCGTAATCCCGTGCCTGGATGTCGATGCCGGGCGCGTGGTCAAGGGCGTCAACTTCCAGAACCTGCGCGATGCGGGTGATCCCGTCGAACTCGCCGCCGCGTACGACGCGCAGGGAGCCGACGAACTGACCTTCCTCGATGTGACCGCCTCGAGCTCGGGCCGCGGCACGATGCTCGAGGTGGTGCGGCGCACGGCCGAACAGGTCTTCATCCCGCTCACGGTCGGTGGCGGCGTTCGCTCCGTCGAGGACGTCGACACCCTACTGCGGGCCGGCGCGGACAAGGTCTCGGTGAACACCGCGGCGATCAGCCGTCCCGAACTGCTGCGCGAGCTGTCGAACCGGTTCGGCTCGCAGTGCATCGTACTCTCGGTTGATGCGCGCACCGTTCCCGACGGCGACGAACCCACTCCGTCCGGTTGGGAGGTCACCACGCACGGCGGACGTACCGGCACCGG includes:
- a CDS encoding bifunctional allantoicase/(S)-ureidoglycine aminohydrolase, which gives rise to MVDATYYAPQGGLPPQTDLLTDRAIVTEAYTVIPRGVLSDIVTSVLPEWTGTRAWILNRPVAGGSTTFAQMIVEVSPGGGADHPEPQEQVQGFVFVTQGALTVTIGNETRILTEGGFAYAPAGSTWSAHNAAERTAVFVWIRKRYEPIAGHVPAPVFGNEQDIEPSAMPGTDGRWRTTRMLDPNDLAYDMHCNVVTFEPGASIPFAETHVMEHGLLMLEGKAVYHLNGDWVEVQAGDYLSLRAFCPQACYAGGPSNFRYLLYKDVNRQITL
- a CDS encoding DUF6986 family protein, producing MAPRSLSEDALASIDDRLAPTDAMLGHSYPGDDGRRQPVHTVYLPADRFATHTAAHWGAIALSAAEAGGGLERLITDIGIPSAASDTLADLVRTKLTAEPIEDLRLDFEDGYGVRGDETEDADVARAADTVARAVADGTAPPFIGIRFKCMEAPTRRRGLRTLDLFLTGLRDHGELPEGLTLTLPKVTTVSQVEAMAEVCESLESALDLSPGRLRFEVQIETPQVILGRDGTAPVARLLHAAAGRISALHYGTYDYSAALGIAAAHQAMDHPAADHAKSVMQVAVAGTGVHLSDGSTNILPVGAAEHVSAAWHLHARLVRRHLERGIYQGWDLHPAQLPTRYVATYSFYREGFAAASARLRNYVHHNASGILDEPATARALALFIHRGLACGALTADEVEASTHVPIATVRDLALGRSQQTQEENNG
- a CDS encoding IclR family transcriptional regulator; protein product: MAAKTTTGVQSVERAFELLELMGRAGGECSLSELSAGTPLPPPTIHRLLRTLVGIGYVRQLPNRRYALGPRLIRLGEVANRQLGAVAVPVLEALVGELEETASLAVLDGDMVIYTGQVLSPHNMRTNNEAGRRVNLHNSGVGKAVLAELDDARVVKLVSQAGITAPTPNSVTTLSGVFAEVEKVRSQGYAVDDEEQELGVRCYAMAVPGAPTPMAVGISGPVSRLGDDFIDRAVPALEHATRVISDALIGSRES
- a CDS encoding MurR/RpiR family transcriptional regulator, with protein sequence MAATPPSTYMELRTVLQAQMDRFAPGQQRIATVILTDPEGTALRTIAETARIAEVHQSSLVRFATGLGLSGYPALVKLCREHLAEQAHLVSRFDRAAAEHEDSELFLAAVDNDQQNLSRTYARIDSHQWSRTVTALAEAPNVHVMGLRKCLGVAQMFAYLLHMVRPGVHQIAPPMGGLVDQLRDLHTDDVFVGISIRRYTADTVNAMRYARRTGLHTIALTDDAASPLAAVADTTFLIDTHGVTIFRSMSAFTSLIQSLSTAVALARGARTRNELAQDEALLDEFEVYIP
- a CDS encoding crotonase/enoyl-CoA hydratase family protein, coding for MTDPLLVDRSGDTVIWTLNRPESRNPISDDEMITALEAAVTAVNRDRAVRAVILTAAGSAFSAGGNVKDMRDRRGMFGGSPAEMRQGYRHGIQRIPLALYDCEVPTIAAVNGPAIGAGCDLATMCDLRIASTTATFAESFAKLGIIPGDGGAWLLPRAIGMARASEMAFTGEPIDARTAWEWGLVSRVVEPDDLLPAAHDLARRISANPPQVVRMTKRLLREGQHQSLGSLLELSAAMQAVAQHTDDHCEAVTAMLERRAPVFTGR
- a CDS encoding acetate--CoA ligase family protein; its protein translation is MTGTTDLPAAETTPTKRGPMARLFDPRSIAVVGASTDPAKRGYQSIRALQRSGYRHPIHPVNPRATRILGLDVAPSVEELPRDIDVALIALPGPLVPDALRACAGVGIRSAVVLANGFKESGHAGAALEAELAAVIAETGIRVIGPNTSGIINASTGANLVGLLDIPQGPISVVTQSGNMLLSLVNDDRALQGPGFHVYAGLGNQVDVSYADCLTAMAEDDQTGAIAVHAEGLIDGRGFLVAAARAVADTPVVMVRGGRSEIGRRTALSHTGSVAGSDAVATAVLRQAGVELVDRSDELAVVAGALAATVPVQAGRSIAILADGGGHATLAADALAELGVSLANTSEQTQHRLRQLLGDAAAVANPVDVAGATDADPTVFVDAARILMADPAVGLVLIVGMFGGYHLRFDAGLHAAEQSTADRLADLSRAARIPLVVQSCYAAAPNPVHARLRTEGFTVVNSIDHAARIVAALTRRGDRLGTAGLRSDLALPTPIRAPGGPDAPGGLLDEPAARRLVEASGIDLGAWAFARTADEAAEAVEGFDHPCALKIVSPQVVHKSDVGGVQLGVLPFDAADRARAMIETVAARAPGAEIDGLIVSPMARPGIELLVGAMQDPIFGPVVVFGSGGVLVEALKDVTFRAAPFTELEAREMIDETAVSRMLDGHRHLPRIDRDELARLLVRIGDLIATRRDIDELDLNPVIASADGLVPADVRIVLTSQHTGAPA
- a CDS encoding enoyl-CoA hydratase/isomerase family protein — its product is MTTVWVDRSGPTATVTLHRPERLNAVSEGLYQSLIDALIDLDDDPQTRAVVLTGAGRAFCVGADLKAHGSATRSRVEQAHYLDLGQHACEQIQTMGTPVICAVNGYALGAGAELAVSADFLIVADDALMGFPEVGLGTFVGGGVTNRLPRLVGLRRASELLVLGERFTGSQAVEWGLAHSAPAPADVSAAAQALAETLATKAPLSLAHMKAALRRNDSLDVALGSEPRVLLDLMTTSDWAEGVAAFAEHRTPQFRGR
- the hisH gene encoding imidazole glycerol phosphate synthase subunit HisH, which encodes MTMKKVAILDYGSGNIRSAHRAMERAGAAVTVTADPKVAVEADGLLVPGVGAYEACMAGLKAVQGERIIGERLAGGRPVMGICVGMQILFERGIEFGVETQGCGEWPGTVERLRADVVPHMGWNTVEAAEGSQLFAGTDADTRFYFVHSYAAQEWELDISHHITAPRVTWADHGGRFVAAVENGPLWATQFHPEKSGDAGATLLRNWVGVL
- the priA gene encoding bifunctional 1-(5-phosphoribosyl)-5-((5-phosphoribosylamino)methylideneamino)imidazole-4-carboxamide isomerase/phosphoribosylanthranilate isomerase PriA, giving the protein MSLVLLPAVDVADGQAVRLVQGEAGSETSYGSPRDAALAWQNDGAQWVHLVDLDAAFGTGSNRELLAAVIGELDVKVELSGGIRDDDSLAAALATGCVRVNLGTAAIENPDWCARAIAHHGDKIAVGLDVKQIDGQWRLRGRGWVTDGGDLWEVLARLDRDGCSRYVVTDVSKDGTLTGPNLDLLAAVADATDAPVVASGGISALADLEAIATLVDRGVDSAIVGKALYAGRFTLPEALAAVSR
- a CDS encoding inositol monophosphatase family protein, which gives rise to MAALPTGFTGDPDRLLATAGAVLDAVAPRFIEGVGAPASVAKGPADFATDLDLELERRIAGDIADATGIPVHGEEFGGPPVDQGTVWVLDPIDGTFNYSAGFPATGTLLGLVHDGRPVAGLAWFPLVADAISGHVEGPVYNRGEALAPLPERSLVDSMIAVGSFSRGSNGHFPGDYRFAILGEVSRRVARVRQFGSTGVDLAYTATAVFGGAVVFGHHPWDNAAGAALVLAGGGTVTDLAGTEWHTGSDSVLAGGPGVYDELLDIVASVGAPSDYRGEPGHPGILSY
- the hisF gene encoding imidazole glycerol phosphate synthase subunit HisF: MTVAVRVIPCLDVDAGRVVKGVNFQNLRDAGDPVELAAAYDAQGADELTFLDVTASSSGRGTMLEVVRRTAEQVFIPLTVGGGVRSVEDVDTLLRAGADKVSVNTAAISRPELLRELSNRFGSQCIVLSVDARTVPDGDEPTPSGWEVTTHGGRTGTGLDAIEWARRGEELGVGEILLNSMDADGTKAGFDLRMIAAARAAVRVPVIASGGAGAVGHFAPAVQSGADAVLAASVFHFGDMTIGQVKDEMAAQGLVVRR